In the Leptospira limi genome, one interval contains:
- the serA gene encoding phosphoglycerate dehydrogenase: MVSYPKGKIKVLLLENIHKDAYELFHRDGFDVTLIKDAMEEEELIQKISDVHVLGIRSKTNVTKKALENAKKLMTIGCFCIGTNQVELEEAEKRAVPVFNAPYSNTRSVAELVIAEIIMLARKASDQSRDVHLGKWNKIAKGCFEVRGKTLGIIGYGHIGTQVSVLAESMGMRVVFYDIISKLPLGNASSAHSYEELLKQSDFISFHVPETEDTKNLFRKEHLPLLKNGAYVLNLSRGKVLEIDALVEGIKSGKIAGAGVDVFPEEPKSNDDPFVSPLQGLPNVILTPHIGGSTEEAQKNIGTEVAEKLLKFMNNGSTTFSVNFPNIELGNLKSGYHRILNIHQNQPGFLRDINSIISDMGGNILTQNLSTSANIGYLSMEIDKNLGDELKDKIKAHKHSIRTRILY, from the coding sequence ATGGTATCTTATCCCAAAGGAAAAATAAAAGTCCTACTTCTGGAAAACATCCACAAGGATGCATATGAACTTTTCCACCGAGATGGTTTTGATGTAACTCTCATCAAAGATGCGATGGAAGAAGAAGAACTCATCCAAAAAATCTCTGATGTCCATGTCCTTGGAATTCGAAGCAAAACAAACGTCACAAAAAAAGCATTAGAGAATGCTAAAAAATTAATGACGATCGGTTGTTTTTGTATCGGAACCAACCAAGTGGAATTGGAAGAAGCAGAAAAAAGAGCGGTTCCTGTTTTTAATGCTCCTTACAGCAACACAAGGTCTGTGGCAGAACTTGTCATAGCCGAAATCATCATGCTTGCAAGAAAAGCATCGGACCAATCAAGGGATGTCCACCTTGGCAAATGGAATAAAATTGCAAAAGGTTGTTTTGAAGTGAGAGGGAAAACTCTCGGTATCATTGGCTATGGTCATATTGGAACCCAAGTATCGGTTCTTGCTGAATCCATGGGAATGCGAGTGGTATTTTATGATATCATCTCCAAACTCCCACTCGGCAATGCCTCGTCTGCACACAGTTACGAAGAACTTCTGAAACAATCTGATTTTATTTCTTTCCATGTTCCTGAAACAGAAGATACCAAAAACCTATTCCGTAAGGAACACTTACCTCTCTTAAAGAATGGGGCTTATGTTTTAAACTTATCTCGTGGAAAGGTTCTCGAAATTGATGCACTTGTAGAAGGAATCAAATCAGGAAAAATTGCTGGTGCTGGTGTTGACGTATTCCCTGAAGAACCAAAATCTAATGATGATCCATTTGTTAGTCCACTACAAGGACTTCCCAATGTGATTCTCACTCCGCACATTGGTGGTTCTACAGAAGAAGCTCAAAAAAACATTGGAACGGAAGTCGCCGAAAAATTATTAAAATTCATGAATAATGGTTCCACCACTTTTTCTGTGAACTTTCCAAACATTGAGTTGGGGAATTTAAAATCTGGTTACCACAGAATTCTAAATATCCACCAAAACCAACCAGGTTTCTTGCGAGATATTAACTCCATTATCTCCGATATGGGAGGAAATATCCTCACTCAAAACTTAAGTACATCAGCAAACATTGGTTACTTGAGTATGGAAATTGATAAAAATTTGGGTGATGAACTAAAAGACAAAATCAAAGCCCACAAACATTCGATTCGCACTCGAATCCTTTACTAA
- a CDS encoding MBL fold metallo-hydrolase — protein MIEILPIFTNSPLRNFTYLIYSNRTGEAYSVDPYHAPLILAQIKKMGLKLKGILNTHEHGDHTEGNLELKEETKCLIYGHKNAKGKIPGLDETLAEGQICFSVEGESIEVWDTPGHTFSHLSFVHKNPKTILGIFSGDTLFNVGVGNCFRGGDPNALYETINNRYANLPDTCRLYPGHDYWENNLAFSKHIEPIHEERELFQKTLTPHLVSTIGLEKKLSPFFRRDSISIKDRLTEMGETVTDDRSVFLLLRKLRDHW, from the coding sequence ATGATTGAAATCCTTCCCATATTTACAAATTCTCCACTTCGCAACTTCACATATCTCATTTATTCCAACCGAACTGGTGAAGCATACTCTGTAGATCCCTATCATGCTCCACTCATCTTGGCACAGATCAAAAAAATGGGTCTAAAACTAAAAGGAATTTTGAATACACATGAACATGGTGATCATACAGAAGGAAATTTAGAATTAAAAGAAGAAACCAAATGTCTCATCTATGGGCACAAAAATGCCAAAGGAAAAATCCCTGGACTCGACGAAACATTAGCAGAAGGACAAATTTGTTTTTCAGTGGAAGGGGAATCCATTGAAGTATGGGACACTCCCGGTCATACATTTTCTCATTTAAGTTTTGTACATAAAAATCCTAAAACCATACTTGGAATTTTTTCAGGTGATACCTTATTCAATGTAGGTGTGGGCAATTGTTTCCGTGGTGGAGATCCAAATGCCTTGTATGAAACCATAAACAACCGTTATGCCAATTTACCTGACACATGTCGTTTGTATCCAGGCCATGATTATTGGGAAAATAATCTTGCCTTTTCCAAACATATTGAACCCATTCACGAAGAGAGAGAATTGTTCCAAAAAACACTTACCCCTCATTTAGTCTCAACCATTGGGCTTGAAAAAAAATTAAGCCCATTTTTTCGACGTGATTCAATATCCATAAAGGACCGACTAACAGAAATGGGAGAAACGGTTACAGATGATCGTTCTGTATTCTTACTCTTACGGAAACTAAGAGACCATTGGTAA
- a CDS encoding MAPEG family protein yields MTILIICLLVSIFQIYLAKGVVAVAMSREKNGYDNHHPREQQSKLTGWGGRAYGAHLNGFEAFPMFAIAILLNLTIEVDFYFAEILALSFVSLRFLYIYLYIADFPFARSTTWTLAFLCNIGLYILPLVY; encoded by the coding sequence ATGACAATTCTTATCATTTGCCTCCTAGTTTCCATTTTTCAAATTTATTTAGCCAAGGGTGTTGTAGCCGTTGCCATGTCACGCGAGAAGAATGGATATGACAACCACCATCCTAGGGAACAACAATCAAAACTCACTGGATGGGGCGGAAGAGCTTATGGTGCACACTTAAATGGATTTGAAGCCTTCCCAATGTTTGCGATTGCAATCCTCCTCAATTTAACCATCGAAGTAGATTTTTATTTCGCTGAAATCCTCGCACTTAGTTTTGTTTCCTTACGTTTTTTATACATTTACTTGTATATTGCTGATTTTCCTTTTGCACGTTCTACCACATGGACACTTGCATTTCTTTGTAATATTGGATTGTATATCTTACCATTAGTGTATTAA
- a CDS encoding endonuclease: MLVFGFGYVLFSESNEAETNGKNRITDFQKAKRVLKRFYTKVGKDFYCGCEFEKDEEEFGRFKIKQDSCGLQARKDSKRQTYIEWEHIVPAYSFGKTRECWTKSNCEVGGKLLKGRKCCGATDPEFNLIEADLHNIVPVPGEINADRGIFPFGEIDGEPREYGLCDFEVNFKESIAEPKLEIRGDIARIYFYMEWRYQIPIPEGKRKLYQSWHENDPPDTFEIRKNEIVERLQKVKNPFVDGETPN, encoded by the coding sequence ATGTTGGTATTTGGGTTTGGTTATGTACTTTTTTCTGAATCGAATGAAGCAGAAACTAATGGTAAAAACCGAATCACCGATTTTCAAAAAGCAAAACGTGTTTTAAAACGGTTTTATACAAAAGTAGGAAAGGATTTTTATTGTGGATGTGAGTTTGAAAAAGATGAAGAGGAATTCGGACGTTTCAAAATCAAACAGGATTCTTGTGGATTACAAGCTAGAAAAGATTCCAAACGACAAACCTACATCGAATGGGAACACATTGTTCCCGCTTATAGTTTTGGAAAAACAAGAGAGTGTTGGACCAAATCCAATTGTGAGGTTGGCGGGAAACTTTTAAAAGGAAGGAAATGTTGTGGTGCAACAGATCCTGAATTTAATCTCATCGAAGCCGACCTTCATAACATCGTTCCCGTACCAGGTGAAATTAATGCTGACAGGGGAATTTTTCCCTTTGGAGAAATAGATGGGGAACCCAGGGAATATGGACTTTGTGATTTTGAAGTGAATTTTAAGGAATCCATTGCAGAACCAAAACTAGAGATCAGGGGTGACATTGCACGGATTTACTTTTATATGGAGTGGCGGTACCAAATTCCCATCCCAGAAGGAAAACGTAAACTCTACCAATCCTGGCACGAGAATGACCCGCCGGATACGTTTGAGATCCGCAAAAATGAGATTGTAGAAAGGCTCCAGAAGGTCAAAAATCCCTTTGTGGATGGAGAGACTCCCAATTGA
- a CDS encoding dihydrolipoyl dehydrogenase: protein MKEYDILVVGAGAGTKLVTPPSLIGKRVVVFEKETPGGTCLNRGCIPSKMIIYPSELIRLREEGKRFGIEFPKPTTVPVESIFQRVNQTVKIDSDSIPIAYEKNPNIDYIPKKVWFKASKILTDGENDYTAKHIFIVTGTRPKIPNIQGLENTPYWTSREALSPPKFPKSLLIIGAGFISLELGAAYQAYGCQVTGITRGEVLRHVDGDVKTELSKHLPFPIHTDFQFESVSYLNQKFKVSGKTKEGKFTEFEADELLVATGIKPNTDELHLENTNIQINEEGFIQVDGTLQTGEPGVYAFGDVIGRYFFRHSANFEGEYLFEHLFGNKKNQPIVYPPIPEAIFTNPQIASVGKTEETLVQEGIPYYKGINPYSASATGMARLSNLGFVKVLVSKETEQVLGAHIIGDEASNLIHQILLGIYLNAKLDDYLGMVYIHPAISEITRNAFRKVREQKWKEGKS from the coding sequence ATGAAAGAATATGACATTTTGGTGGTAGGAGCCGGTGCAGGAACCAAACTTGTGACCCCTCCTTCTCTCATAGGCAAACGTGTGGTTGTCTTTGAAAAAGAGACACCTGGTGGAACCTGCCTCAATCGAGGATGTATCCCTTCCAAAATGATCATCTATCCTTCTGAACTGATCAGACTTCGAGAAGAAGGAAAACGATTTGGCATCGAATTCCCAAAACCAACAACGGTTCCAGTTGAGTCCATATTCCAAAGAGTGAACCAAACCGTAAAAATTGATTCCGATTCCATTCCGATTGCGTATGAAAAAAATCCCAATATCGATTATATTCCTAAAAAAGTTTGGTTTAAGGCATCCAAAATTCTCACAGATGGTGAAAACGATTACACCGCCAAACACATATTCATTGTTACTGGCACAAGACCAAAAATTCCAAACATACAAGGATTGGAAAATACACCCTATTGGACTTCTAGAGAAGCTCTCTCCCCTCCTAAATTTCCAAAATCTTTACTCATTATCGGAGCTGGTTTTATCTCACTCGAACTCGGTGCTGCTTACCAAGCATACGGGTGCCAAGTAACAGGGATCACACGAGGGGAAGTGTTAAGGCATGTAGATGGTGATGTCAAAACCGAGTTAAGTAAACACTTACCCTTTCCTATCCACACTGATTTTCAATTCGAATCGGTTTCTTACCTAAACCAAAAATTCAAAGTCAGTGGAAAAACAAAAGAGGGAAAATTTACCGAGTTTGAAGCAGATGAACTCCTCGTTGCCACTGGTATCAAACCCAATACAGATGAATTACACTTAGAAAATACAAACATACAAATTAATGAAGAAGGTTTTATCCAAGTGGATGGGACCTTACAAACTGGTGAACCAGGTGTGTATGCTTTTGGCGATGTAATCGGAAGGTATTTTTTCCGACACAGTGCCAATTTTGAAGGGGAATACCTCTTTGAACATTTATTTGGTAACAAGAAGAACCAACCAATTGTTTACCCGCCAATCCCTGAGGCCATTTTTACAAACCCACAAATCGCAAGTGTGGGAAAGACGGAAGAAACTTTGGTACAAGAAGGGATTCCGTATTACAAAGGAATCAATCCCTATTCCGCCAGTGCGACGGGTATGGCTAGATTATCCAATTTAGGTTTTGTGAAGGTTTTAGTTTCTAAAGAAACAGAACAAGTGCTTGGTGCTCATATCATTGGAGACGAAGCATCCAATCTCATCCACCAAATACTACTCGGAATTTATTTAAATGCCAAACTCGATGATTATTTAGGAATGGTTTATATCCATCCGGCCATTTCAGAAATCACTAGAAATGCATTTCGCAAAGTTCGCGAACAAAAATGGAAAGAGGGAAAATCGTGA
- the trhO gene encoding oxygen-dependent tRNA uridine(34) hydroxylase TrhO: MKKFLFNRFDKDTLKKKVLSDTRERRVISFYRYVNIENPLEFRNLLYDSFEDLGILGRIYLANEGINAQFSIPIENVENLRSFVDSVPELNNIYFNDAVEDKKESFIKLAIKVRKKIVADGLDDSQFDPSNVGTHLSPLEFHNALEEEGVIVVDLRNNYESEVGHFENAILPDVGTFREELPLVEKILENDKDKKILLYCTGGIRCEKASAYLKYKGFEKVHQLRGGIINYAKVVQDNGLQSKFKGKNFVFDDRLGERITDDVLTVCYTCGKPSDRHANCANLGCHVLIVQCESCSESLLGCCSEECKNIVSLPEEEQKRLRQEQRKQQKYPTHHLTRKLVGK, translated from the coding sequence GTGAAAAAATTTTTATTCAATCGTTTTGATAAGGATACCCTTAAAAAAAAAGTTTTGTCGGATACAAGAGAAAGACGGGTCATATCATTTTATCGTTATGTTAATATTGAAAATCCATTGGAATTTCGGAATTTACTCTATGATTCTTTTGAAGACTTAGGAATCCTTGGAAGAATTTATTTAGCAAACGAAGGAATTAATGCACAATTTTCAATTCCGATTGAGAATGTCGAAAATTTACGTTCCTTTGTCGATTCGGTTCCAGAACTTAACAATATCTATTTTAATGATGCAGTGGAAGATAAAAAGGAAAGTTTTATCAAACTTGCAATCAAAGTCAGAAAAAAAATTGTCGCTGATGGATTAGATGATTCTCAATTTGATCCTTCCAATGTGGGAACCCATCTTTCACCTCTTGAATTTCATAATGCATTGGAGGAAGAAGGTGTCATCGTTGTTGACCTACGAAACAATTATGAATCAGAAGTGGGTCATTTCGAAAATGCAATTTTACCAGATGTCGGAACCTTCCGAGAAGAATTACCTTTAGTCGAAAAAATTCTAGAGAATGATAAAGATAAAAAAATCTTACTCTATTGTACTGGAGGAATCCGGTGTGAAAAAGCAAGTGCTTACTTAAAATACAAAGGTTTTGAAAAGGTCCATCAGTTACGTGGAGGAATCATCAATTATGCGAAAGTTGTCCAAGACAATGGATTACAATCAAAATTCAAAGGCAAAAACTTTGTGTTTGATGACCGATTGGGAGAAAGGATTACTGATGATGTTTTAACCGTTTGTTATACCTGTGGCAAACCATCAGACCGTCACGCTAACTGTGCCAATTTAGGATGCCATGTTCTCATCGTTCAATGTGAATCTTGTTCTGAGTCTTTACTTGGTTGTTGTTCAGAAGAATGCAAAAACATTGTATCTCTTCCAGAAGAGGAACAAAAAAGACTAAGACAAGAACAAAGAAAACAACAAAAATACCCAACTCATCACCTAACAAGAAAACTAGTAGGAAAATAA
- a CDS encoding ABC transporter ATP-binding protein: MNHYAIELNGLEKTYKNGVKALRSIDLKVETGDFFALLGPNGAGKSTTIGILSSLVNKTNGKVKIFGVDIDENPNLAKKFIGIVPQEFNFGIFEAVEQILINQAGFYGMPLKEAKDKVQYYLDKLSLYDKRKSAAGTLSGGMKRRLMIARALIHDPKLLILDEPTAGVDIEIRRSMWDFLKELNKEGKTIILTTHYLEEAESLCKNIAIIDKGEIVENTSMKKLLQRLDKETFIIDLKKSFKTKPNSKGFNWIWLDDHSLEVQLDKKTSVNDLFAELTKHKMEVLSLRNKSNRLEELFLSLTGKN; this comes from the coding sequence ATGAATCATTATGCGATTGAATTAAACGGACTTGAAAAAACTTACAAAAACGGTGTAAAGGCACTTCGATCGATCGATTTAAAAGTCGAAACAGGCGATTTTTTTGCCCTTCTTGGACCCAATGGTGCAGGGAAATCAACCACAATAGGGATTTTAAGTTCCTTGGTGAATAAAACCAATGGCAAAGTGAAAATCTTTGGAGTGGATATAGATGAAAATCCAAATCTAGCAAAAAAATTCATCGGAATTGTCCCGCAAGAATTCAACTTTGGGATATTTGAAGCAGTAGAGCAAATCCTCATCAACCAAGCTGGTTTTTATGGTATGCCACTGAAAGAAGCAAAAGATAAAGTTCAGTATTATTTAGATAAACTTTCACTCTATGATAAACGTAAATCAGCTGCGGGGACATTAAGTGGTGGAATGAAACGTAGGTTGATGATTGCAAGGGCTCTCATTCATGATCCAAAATTACTAATATTGGATGAGCCAACAGCAGGTGTGGACATTGAAATTAGAAGGTCCATGTGGGATTTTTTAAAAGAACTCAACAAAGAAGGTAAAACAATCATCCTTACCACACATTACCTAGAAGAAGCAGAATCCCTTTGTAAAAATATAGCAATCATTGATAAGGGCGAAATTGTCGAAAATACATCGATGAAAAAACTCTTACAAAGATTGGACAAAGAAACCTTTATCATCGATTTAAAAAAATCTTTTAAAACAAAACCAAATTCCAAAGGTTTCAACTGGATTTGGTTAGACGATCATAGCCTAGAAGTTCAATTGGACAAAAAAACGTCAGTAAATGATTTATTTGCCGAACTGACAAAACATAAGATGGAAGTTTTAAGTTTGAGAAATAAATCAAATCGTTTAGAAGAATTGTTTTTATCACTTACAGGAAAAAACTAA
- a CDS encoding ABC transporter permease, producing MWKENLTALKTIVRKEWIRIIRIWVQTLIPPVITMALYFLIFGELVGRQIGKIGNFTYIEFIVPGLIMMSVITNSYNNVVSSFFSSKFQKNIEELLVSPTSPYTIVLGYTFGGVVRGLFVGILVTLTSLFFTNLQFQHPIIIFFTVILTSILFSLGGFFNALFAKKFDDVTIIPTFILTPLTYLGGVFYSVKNLPEFWQTISYLNPILYMVNLFRYGFIGITDVNLLFSLSFILFLCALLFLLNVRLMKIGYGIRN from the coding sequence ATGTGGAAAGAAAACTTAACGGCACTTAAAACCATCGTTCGAAAAGAATGGATTCGAATCATTAGAATCTGGGTCCAAACTTTAATCCCACCAGTGATCACAATGGCGCTTTATTTCCTTATTTTTGGCGAACTTGTTGGCCGCCAAATTGGCAAAATCGGAAATTTTACTTATATCGAATTCATTGTTCCTGGACTCATCATGATGAGTGTCATAACCAATTCCTATAACAATGTTGTTTCTTCCTTTTTTTCAAGTAAGTTCCAAAAAAATATCGAAGAACTTTTGGTATCACCCACATCTCCTTATACCATTGTTTTAGGTTATACGTTTGGTGGAGTGGTGCGAGGTCTTTTTGTCGGAATTTTGGTCACCCTCACTTCCTTATTTTTTACAAACCTTCAATTCCAACATCCCATCATCATCTTTTTTACAGTCATCCTAACATCGATTTTATTTTCACTTGGAGGATTTTTTAATGCTCTTTTTGCAAAAAAATTTGATGATGTTACAATCATTCCCACTTTTATCCTCACTCCATTAACTTACTTAGGTGGTGTGTTTTATTCGGTGAAAAATTTGCCTGAATTTTGGCAAACCATCTCTTACCTAAATCCAATTTTGTATATGGTGAATCTTTTCCGATATGGATTCATTGGGATAACAGATGTAAATTTACTCTTTTCTCTTAGTTTTATCCTATTTCTTTGTGCTCTTTTATTTTTACTCAATGTTAGGTTAATGAAAATTGGTTATGGAATTAGAAACTAA
- a CDS encoding BolA family protein: MELETKQTRKDRMEQVLKEFFLPTELSVLDVSWEHAGHPGMTKDSKETHFRIKMVSPKFHGKSTVEQHREVYSLLGPEFKKGLHALEMDLSSPN; encoded by the coding sequence ATGGAATTAGAAACTAAACAAACTAGAAAAGATCGAATGGAACAAGTTTTGAAGGAGTTTTTCCTTCCCACAGAACTTTCTGTACTCGATGTATCATGGGAACATGCGGGTCACCCTGGTATGACCAAGGATTCCAAGGAAACCCACTTTCGGATCAAAATGGTATCACCCAAATTCCACGGAAAGTCAACGGTGGAACAACACAGAGAAGTTTATTCGCTCCTCGGACCTGAATTTAAAAAAGGCCTCCATGCTCTAGAAATGGATCTATCCTCGCCCAATTAG
- a CDS encoding glutathione S-transferase family protein, whose amino-acid sequence MVKPTLISFKLCPYVQRSVINLLEKKVDYEIKYIDLANKPDWFLKISPFGRVPVLVVGEEVLFESAVINEYLDETNLPSLHPKDPLVKAKHRAWAEFASALLVDQYLWTMSKDEAESNKKRDEILSKFKILEPVLPNPKDGKLFFAGDSMHLVDTAYAPFFMRLDFLKSKGASFDLVSGFPKIKIWSDTLLSLPSVKNSVLPEVPKEYIEFIKAHNSWLGGKL is encoded by the coding sequence ATGGTAAAACCAACACTCATCAGCTTCAAACTTTGTCCCTATGTCCAACGTTCAGTGATTAACCTATTAGAAAAAAAAGTAGATTATGAAATCAAATACATTGATTTAGCAAATAAACCAGATTGGTTTTTAAAAATTTCACCTTTTGGGCGGGTTCCGGTGCTTGTAGTGGGAGAAGAAGTGTTGTTTGAATCTGCGGTGATTAACGAATATTTGGATGAAACAAACCTTCCGAGCCTCCATCCAAAAGACCCATTGGTAAAAGCAAAACATAGAGCTTGGGCAGAATTTGCAAGTGCCTTACTGGTTGACCAATATTTATGGACCATGTCAAAAGATGAGGCAGAATCCAACAAAAAAAGGGACGAAATTCTTTCGAAATTTAAAATCTTAGAACCTGTTTTACCAAACCCCAAAGATGGAAAGTTATTCTTTGCAGGTGATTCCATGCACCTGGTTGATACTGCCTATGCACCTTTTTTCATGCGTTTGGATTTTCTAAAATCCAAAGGAGCCTCATTTGATCTAGTGAGTGGATTTCCAAAAATCAAAATTTGGAGTGATACACTACTTTCTTTACCATCAGTAAAGAATTCTGTTTTACCAGAAGTGCCAAAAGAATACATTGAATTTATCAAAGCCCACAACTCATGGTTGGGAGGAAAATTGTAG
- a CDS encoding BolA/IbaG family iron-sulfur metabolism protein — protein MTIPEIQKKIEEGLPGCTVEILDPYRDGVHIKAVVTYKGFNGKGLIEQHRMVYATLKEELKEEIHALALETRSE, from the coding sequence ATGACCATTCCAGAAATCCAAAAAAAAATAGAAGAGGGTTTGCCAGGTTGTACTGTTGAAATATTAGATCCTTACCGTGACGGTGTTCATATCAAAGCTGTTGTCACTTACAAAGGATTTAACGGTAAGGGTCTCATTGAACAACACCGAATGGTGTATGCTACTTTAAAAGAAGAATTAAAAGAAGAAATCCATGCTTTAGCATTGGAAACAAGGAGTGAATAA
- the grxD gene encoding Grx4 family monothiol glutaredoxin: MEQELKDKIESLIKSEKVFLFMKGTPEMPQCGFSAGVVSTLKQQGIPFGSFNVLSDMKVREGIKEYTNWPTIPQLYINGEFVGGHDITVQMAQSGELKKKVG, from the coding sequence ATGGAACAAGAGTTAAAAGATAAAATTGAATCGTTAATCAAATCAGAAAAGGTTTTTCTTTTTATGAAAGGAACACCAGAAATGCCACAATGCGGATTTTCTGCCGGTGTCGTCTCAACCTTAAAACAACAAGGGATTCCATTTGGTTCTTTTAATGTTCTTTCCGACATGAAAGTTAGAGAAGGAATTAAAGAATACACCAATTGGCCAACCATCCCTCAACTTTATATCAATGGAGAATTTGTGGGTGGTCATGACATCACGGTACAAATGGCTCAATCTGGGGAACTCAAAAAAAAAGTAGGTTAA
- a CDS encoding glutathione S-transferase N-terminal domain-containing protein — translation MIRLYQYDSCPYCYRVRQAIHTLGLTEGKDYILVEARHGTQGRDEVIKLGGISQVPFLVDGETKMYESLDIIDYLRNKFT, via the coding sequence ATGATCCGTCTCTACCAATATGACTCCTGTCCTTATTGTTACCGTGTTAGGCAAGCCATACACACACTAGGTTTGACAGAAGGTAAGGATTATATTTTGGTAGAGGCTAGGCATGGCACACAAGGCAGGGACGAAGTCATCAAGTTAGGTGGCATTTCACAAGTCCCTTTCCTTGTTGACGGAGAGACAAAAATGTATGAATCTCTCGACATCATCGACTACCTTCGAAACAAATTTACGTAA
- the gshAB gene encoding bifunctional glutamate--cysteine ligase GshA/glutathione synthetase GshB, translating into MTEPKPLLPGWEDLEISTQIIIRDAISRGIEVEVIDRKENFLRLVKGNHSEFVKEASKTRLDSLMTYLVMENKIASKLVLSENRVRVPIGKDYSRMEDALLDYPLFQSKKKVIKPVTTNFGIGIGISNPNDSLEKFTFFVKQAFSFSNSVIVEEFIEGPEYRFLVLGDEVVAVCNRVPANVVGDGIHTIRELIETKNKDPRRGEGHITSLEKIQMSETESLVLSDSGLTFDSVPKKDEQVFLRKNSNISTGGDSIDVTDLVHPEFKTIALNAAKAASAVICGIDIISSAITEKPNPEHYAVLEINFNPVLYIHEFPYAGKPRAVGDKILDLLGFT; encoded by the coding sequence GTGACAGAACCAAAACCATTATTACCAGGTTGGGAAGACTTAGAAATATCGACTCAAATTATCATACGTGATGCAATCAGTAGAGGAATCGAAGTAGAAGTAATCGATCGTAAGGAAAATTTTTTACGTTTGGTCAAGGGCAATCATTCAGAATTTGTAAAAGAAGCTAGCAAAACACGTTTGGATAGTTTGATGACCTATTTGGTGATGGAAAATAAAATTGCCTCCAAACTGGTGTTAAGTGAAAATCGCGTTAGAGTTCCCATTGGAAAAGATTATTCTCGAATGGAAGATGCTTTGTTGGATTATCCACTCTTTCAATCTAAAAAAAAGGTGATAAAACCTGTCACAACAAATTTTGGAATTGGAATTGGTATATCGAATCCAAATGATTCTTTGGAAAAATTCACTTTTTTTGTCAAACAAGCCTTTTCATTTTCGAATTCAGTCATTGTGGAAGAATTTATAGAAGGTCCTGAATACCGTTTTTTGGTATTAGGTGATGAAGTTGTGGCAGTTTGTAACCGTGTTCCTGCCAATGTGGTAGGGGATGGTATTCATACCATTCGGGAACTCATCGAAACAAAAAACAAGGATCCAAGACGTGGGGAAGGCCATATCACTTCTTTAGAAAAAATCCAAATGTCTGAAACGGAAAGTTTAGTTCTTTCTGATTCTGGATTAACATTCGACTCGGTTCCAAAAAAAGATGAACAAGTATTTTTAAGAAAAAATTCCAATATATCAACTGGTGGTGATTCTATCGATGTAACTGATTTGGTTCACCCTGAGTTTAAAACCATTGCTTTAAATGCAGCAAAGGCTGCTTCTGCGGTCATTTGTGGGATTGATATCATCTCCAGTGCGATTACGGAAAAACCAAATCCAGAACATTATGCAGTATTAGAAATTAATTTTAATCCTGTGTTGTACATCCATGAATTTCCTTATGCAGGAAAACCAAGAGCTGTTGGAGATAAAATTCTCGATTTATTAGGATTTACGTAA